In one window of Bacteroidota bacterium DNA:
- a CDS encoding 30S ribosomal protein THX has translation MGKGDKRSKRGKIWKHSHGVCRLKKSYQMTTVEKIEKAKSK, from the coding sequence ATGGGCAAAGGTGATAAAAGATCAAAGCGTGGTAAAATTTGGAAACACTCTCACGGTGTATGCCGCTTGAAAAAGAGCTACCAAATGACCACCGTCGAAAAAATCGAAAAAGCAAAAAGCAAATAA